A genomic region of Cannabis sativa cultivar Pink pepper isolate KNU-18-1 chromosome 1, ASM2916894v1, whole genome shotgun sequence contains the following coding sequences:
- the LOC115706861 gene encoding cold shock domain-containing protein 4 encodes MNSITKILFTIFLLTAASSLCYSTRPASDKPFSAELKHSSKSKGTPSNQNNNKGGSGNPGIPGGFFGPGPAFNIPGFGNGFGNGIIGGGYGSGYGGPSGGHSRNGVVRPTVVCKEKGPCYQKKLTCPAKCFTSYSRSGKGYGGGGGGGGCTMDCKKKCVAYC; translated from the coding sequence ATGAACTCCATCACTAAAATTCTCTTCACCATCTTTCTTCTCACTGCTGCATCTTCACTCTGTTACTCGACCCGACCCGCTTCCGACAAACCCTTCTCTGCTGAACTCAAGCACTCCTCCAAGTCCAAGGGAACCCCTTCAAACCAGAACAACAACAAAGGTGGTAGTGGCAACCCCGGTATTCCAGGCGGGTTTTTCGGACCCGGACCCGCTTTCAACATACCCGGATTCGGAAACGGTTTCGGCAACGGGATCATAGGTGGCGGGTACGGATCCGGGTATGGTGGTCCGAGTGGGGGCCATTCCAGAAATGGAGTAGTGAGGCCCACTGTGGTGTGCAAGGAAAAGGGACCCTGTTACCAAAAGAAGCTGACGTGTCCAGCTAAGTGTTTCACCTCCTATAGCCGGTCAGGGAAGGGGTACGGTGGCGGTGGCGGTGGTGGCGGGTGCACCATGGACTGCAAGAAAAAATGTGTTGCTTATTGTTAG
- the LOC115703577 gene encoding ER lumen protein-retaining receptor yields MNIFRLAGDMFHLASVLVLLLKIHTIKSCAGISLKTQELYAIVFATRYLDIFTNFISFYNTIMKLIFLGSSFSIVWYMRRHKIVRRSYDRDQDTFRYTFLMFPCLIFAIFINEKFTFKEVMWTFSVYLEAVAILPQLVLLQRTRNIDNLTGQYVFLLGAYRAFYILNWIYRYFTEYHYVHWITWIAGLIQTMLYGDFFYYYFQSWKNNVKLELPA; encoded by the exons atgaatatatTCAGATTAGCAGGGGACATGTTCCATTTGGCCAGCGTCCTTGTTCTGCTTCTTAAGATCCACACTATCAAATCCTGCGCTG GAATTTCTTTGAAGACTCAGGAACTTTATGCAATTGTCTTTGCCACACGATATTTGgatatatttactaatttcatctcattctaTAATACCAtaatgaagttgatatttcTTGGGAGCTCCTTCTCTATTGTTTGGTATATGAGACGCCACAAGATAGTTCGCAGATCATACGATAGGGACCAAGATACTTTTCGTTATACTTTCCTCATGTTCCCTTGCCTGATTTTCGCCATATTTATAAATGAGAAGTTTACTTTCAAAGAG GTAATGTGGACATTTTCTGTATATTTGGAAGCTGTTGCTATACTTCCGCAATTGGTCCTTTTGCAAAGAACAAGAAACATTGACAACTTGACAGGGCAATATGTTTTCCTCCTCGG TGCGTATCGAGCGTTTTACATATTAAACTGGATTTATCGCTACTTTACGGAGTACCACTATGTCCATTGGATAA CTTGGATAGCCGGGCTTATCCAGACGATGCTTTATGGTGATTTCTTCTATTATTACTTCCAGAG TTGGAAGAACAATGTTAAACTCGAGCTACCGGCTTGA
- the LOC115706854 gene encoding uncharacterized protein LOC115706854 isoform X1 — protein MKLIKSWRWLLKKKNVSSDAGRCGFKMKQLPFMGIVCTVMLFIVYRTTNYQHKHTEMETKMHPFDSEFRVASRELSGLPRGIIQARSDLELRPLWLRSSSRSKVNNYSRRNLLAVPVGIEQKLNVDDMVQKFLPENFTIILFHYDGNVDGWLDLEWSNEAIHIVAQNQTKWWFAKRFLHPDVVSIYDYVFLWDEDLGVENFDPGRYIKIVRREGLEISQPALDPNSTEIHHRITIRARTKKFHRRVYDLRGSTKCSDSSEGPPCTGFVEGMAPVFSRSAWRCTWHLIQNDLVHGWGMDMKLGYCAQGDRTRRVGVVDSEYIVHKGIQSLGGGGAISSVKKASNSEVVTKRHVGGAGDMRTEIRRQSTWELQIFKERWNRAVEEDKNWVEPFKSIQRLRKRKHSHH, from the exons ATGAAGTTAATAAAATCATGGAGATggcttttgaagaaaaaaaatgtttcaTCTGATGCG GGGCGATGCGGATTCAAGATGAAGCAACTTCCGTTTATGGGAATTGTGTGCACTGTCATGCTATTTATTGTGTATAGAACCACAAATTATCAACATAAACACACTGAG ATGGAAACAAAAATGCATCCTTTTGATTCA GAATTTCGTGTGGCTTCCAGAGAGTTAAGTGGTTTACCCCGTGGTATTATACAAGCTAGGTCAGATTTAGAATTAAGGCCGCTGTGGTTGAGAAGTAGCTCAAGGTCAAAG GTTAATAACTATAGTCGTCGCAACTTGCTGGCTGTTCCAGTTGGCATTGAGCAAAAACTTAATGTTGATGATATGGTACAAAAG TTTCTTCCAGAGAATTTTACCATTATTCTATTCCATTATGATGGGAATGTTGATGGATGGTTGGATCTTGAGTGGAGTAATGAGGCCATACACATTGTTGCACAGAATCAAACAAAGTG GTGGTTTGCTAAACGGTTTTTACATCCAGATGTTGTGTCCATATATGACTACGTGTTTCTCTGGGATGAGGATTTGGGGGTTGAGAACTTTGACCCTGGAAG ATACATCAAAATTGTAAGAAGAGAAGGACTGGAAATATCTCAGCCAGCATTAGATCCAAATTCGACAGAGATACATCATAGAATTACTATTCGTGCTAGAACAAAGAAGTTTCACAG AAGGGTTTATGACCTAAGAGGCAGTACTAAGTGTTCAGATTCAAGTGAGGGGCCACCATGCACTGg ATTCGTTGAAGGTATGGCTCCAGTGTTTTCAAGATCTGCTTGGCGATGTACTTGGCATCTTATACAG AATGATCTTGTTCACGGTTGGGGAATGGATATGAAACTTGGGTATTGTGCACAG GGTGATCGGACCAGGAGGGTTGGTGTGGTTGATAGTGAATACATAGTTCATAAGGGCATACAAAGTTTGGGTGGTGGTGGGGCTATCTCTTCTGTAAAAAAG GCCTCAAATTCTGAGGTGGTCACTAAG AGGCATGTAGGTGGAGCTGGTGATATGCGAACTGAG ATTAGGAGGCAATCGACATGGGAGCTTCAAATCTTTAAGGAGCGATGGAATCGTGCAGTGGAAGAGGACAAGAACTGGGTTGAGCCATTTAAAAGTATTCAAAGACTGAGAAAACGAAAACACAGCCACCACTAA
- the LOC115706856 gene encoding ABC transporter F family member 4: MGKKKTEDAGGATKGGKAGSSKDGKKLSVSAMLANMDQRPEKPKGSSTSTKAKKAPKPTSYTDDIDLPPSDEDEDEYVSGDEIQQDDAQKKRPDSKLIEASITDKELKKREKKDLLAAYAVEQARKEALRDDHDAFTVVIGSRASVLDGENDLDANVKDITIENFSVSARGKELLKNASVKISHGKRYGLVGPNGMGKSTLLKLIAWRKIPVPKNIDVLLVEQEVIGDEKTALEAVVSANVELVTLRKEVEALQNLSSGTGNDASNENDEADDVGEKLSEMYEMLQIMGSDAAEAQASKILAGLGFTKDMQGRPTRSFSGGWRMRISLARALFVQPTLLLLDEPTNHLDLRAVLWLEEYLCRWKKTLVVVSHDRDFLNTVCTEIIHLHDLKLHFYRGNFDDFETGYEQRRKEMNKKFEIYDKQMRAAKRSGNRAQLDKVKDRAKFAAAKEASKSKGKGKVKVDEDDAPTEAPQKWRDYSVEFHFPEPTELTPPLLQLIDVSFSYPNRKDFRLSDVDVGIDMGTRVAIVGPNGAGKSTLLNLLAGDLVPSEGEVRRSQKLRIGRYSQHFVDLLTMDETPVQYLLRLHPDQEGLSKQEAVRAKLGKFGLPSHNHLTPIAKLSGGQKSRVVFTSISMSKPHILLLDEPTNHLDMQSIDALADALDEFTGGVVLVSHDSRLISRVCEDEEKSEIWVVEDGTVRNFPGTFEEYKEDLQREIKAEVDD, encoded by the coding sequence ATGGGGAAGAAGAAGACAGAGGATGCTGGTGGAGCTACAAAGGGTGGTAAGGCTGGAAGCTCTAAAGATGGAAAAAAACTCTCTGTATCTGCCATGCTGGCTAACATGGACCAGAGACCCGAAAAGCCTAAGGGATCTTCCACAAGTACAAAGGCTAAAAAAGCTCCCAAACCTACTTCTTATACTGATGATATTGATCTTCCTCCCtctgatgaagatgaagatgagtACGTTTCAGGAGATGAGATACAACAAGATGACGCACAAAAGAAAAGGCCCGATTCCAAACTAATCGAAGCATCAATTACTGACAAAGAGTTGAAAAAACGGGAGAAGAAGGACCTTCTTGCTGCCTACGCTGTTGAGCAGGCAAGAAAAGAAGCTCTTAGAGATGACCATGATGCTTTCACTGTTGTCATTGGAAGTCGGGCTTCGGTTCTCGATGGAGAAAATGACCTTGATGCTAATGTCAAGGACATAACAATTGAAAATTTTTCTGTTTCTGCCCGAGGAAAGGAACTCTTGAAGAATGCATCAGTGAAAATATCTCACGGAAAGAGGTATGGTTTGGTGGGACCAAATGGTATGGGCAAATCTACTCTATTGAAGCTTATTGCTTGGAGGAAAATTCCGGTGCCAAAAAACATTGATGTTCTCCTAGTCGAGCAGGAAGTTATTGGTGATGAAAAAACTGCATTGGAAGCTGTTGTTTCAGCCAATGTTGAACTTGTCACCCTCCGAAAAGAGGTTGAAGCATTGCAAAACTTATCTTCAGGTACAGGGAATGATGCAAGCAACGAAAATGATGAAGCTGATGATGTAGGGGAGAAGCTTAGTGAAATGTATGAGATGTTACAGATAATGGGGTCAGATGCGGCTGAAGCTCAAGCATCAAAAATTCTTGCTGGGCTAGGATTCACAAAGGATATGCAAGGTCGTCCTACACGATCGTTTAGTGGTGGTTGGAGAATGAGAATTTCATTAGCTAGGGCACTGTTTGTGCAGCCTACTCTTTTGTTACTTGACGAACCCACTAATCATCTTGACCTGAGAGCTGTTTTATGGTTGGAAGAGTACCTGTGTAGGTGGAAGAAAACTTTGGTGGTTGTTTCTCATGATCGAGATTTCCTTAACACAGTTTGCACGGAAATTATTCATCTACATGACCTTAAGCTCCACTTTTATCGTGGAAATTTTGATGATTTTGAAACTGGGTATGAGCAACGGCGCAAAGAGATGAACAAGAAATTTGAGATTTATGACAAACAGATGAGAGCTGCAAAAAGGAGTGGTAATCGTGCTCAGCTGGACAAGGTCAAGGATCGAGCAAAGTTTGCCGCAGCTAAGGAGGCATCGAAAAGTAAAGGCAAGGGCAAAGTTAAGGTTGATGAAGATGATGCTCCTACTGAGGCCCCACAGAAGTGGCGAGATTATAGTGTGGAGTTCCACTTTCCTGAACCTACTGAGCTTACTCCTCCACTCTTGCAACTTATCGACGTCAGCTTTAGTTATCCAAACCGGAAAGATTTTAGGCTGTCGGATGTTGATGTTGGTATTGACATGGGGACCCGTGTTGCTATTGTGGGGCCCAATGGAGCTGGAAAATCTACATTGCTCAACCTCCTTGCTGGTGATTTGGTTCCGAGTGAGGGTGAAGTACGTAGGAGTCAAAAGTTAAGGATTGGAAGGTATTCTCAGCATTTTGTAGACCTCTTGACAATGGATGAAACACCAGTCCAGTACCTTCTCCGTCTCCATCCAGACCAAGAGGGTCTTAGCAAGCAGGAAGCCGTTCGTGCAAAGCTGGGAAAGTTTGGACTTCCTAGCCATAACCATCTTACTCCTATTGCAAAGTTATCTGGGGGACAGAAATCCCGTGTTGTCTTCACATCAATATCCATGTCAAAACCTCACATTTTGCTGTTGGATGAACCCACGAATCACTTGGATATGCAGAGTATTGATGCTCTAGCTGACGCACTTGATGAATTTACTGGTGGAGTTGTGCTGGTCAGTCATGATTCTAGGCTGATATCACGTGTGTGCGAGGACGAAGAGAAGAGTGAAATTTGGGTGGTCGAAGATGGTACTGTACGGAACTTTCCAGGCACGTTTGAGGAATACAAGGAAGATCTACAGAGAGAAATTAAAGCTGAGGTCGATGATTGA
- the LOC115706855 gene encoding secretory carrier-associated membrane protein 3 yields MAGRYDHNPFAEEEEEVNPFSNPGTAATANNSRLSPLPPEPVDFNYGRGSTVDIPMDSTKDLRKKEKELQAKEAELRRREQDLRRREEAAARAGIVIEEKNWPPFFPIIHHDIGNEIPIHLQKMQYLAFSTWLGLTVCLVWNIVAVTTAWIKGEGVKIWFLALIYFISGVPGSYVLWYRPLYRAFRTESAFKFGWFFLFYLLHIGFCIFSAVAPPIVFKGKSLTGILPAIDLIGGNALVGIFYFIGFGLFCLESLVSVWVIQQVYMYFRGSGKAAEMKREAAREAMRAAL; encoded by the exons ATGGCTGGTCGCTATGATCACAACCCTTTtgccgaagaagaagaagaagtcaacCCTTTCTCG aATCCTGGAACTGCTGCGACAGCCAATAACTCAAGGTTATCTCCTCTCCCTCCTGAGCCTGTTGATTTCAATTATGGCAGAGGTTCCACAGTTGATATCCCTATGGATTCGACTAAG gatttgagaaagaaagagaaggaACTCCAAGCAAAAGAAGCTGAATTGAGAAGGCGTGAGCAG GATCTAAGACGGAGAGAAGAAGCTGCAGCTCGGG CTGGAATAGTTATTGAGGAGAAAAATTGGCCACCTTTCTTTCCAATAATTCATCATGATATTGGAAACGAAATACCAATACACTTACAGAAAATGCAGTATCTTGCATTCTCAACATGGTTAG GATTGACAGTTTGCCTTGTCTGGAATATCGTAGCAGTTACAACAGCATGGATTAAAGGAGAAG GGGTGAAGATTTGGTTCTTAGCTCTTATCTACTTCATATCAGGGGTCCCAGGTTCTTATGTGCTGTGGTACCGTCCATTATACCGTGCTTTTAG GACTGAAAGTGCTTTTAAGTTTGGATGGTTTTTCTTGTTTTATCTG CTTCATATCGGCTTCTGCATCTTCTCTGCGGTTGCTCCTCCTATTGTTTTCAAAGGAAAATCTCTCAC TGGTATTCTTCCTGCAATTGATCTTATTGGGGGGAATGCTTTGGTTGGG ATCTTTTACTTCATCGGGTTTGGCTTGTTTTGCTTGGAGTCTTTAGTCAGTGTCTGGGTTATTCAG CAAGTATACATGTACTTCCGAGGGAGTGGTAAGGCTGCTGAGATGAAGCGAGAAGCTGCAAGAGAAGCCATGAGGGCAGCACTATGA
- the LOC115706854 gene encoding uncharacterized protein LOC115706854 isoform X2, whose product MKLIKSWRWLLKKKNVSSDAGRCGFKMKQLPFMGIVCTVMLFIVYRTTNYQHKHTEMETKMHPFDSEFRVASRELSGLPRGIIQARSDLELRPLWLRSSSRSKVNNYSRRNLLAVPVGIEQKLNVDDMVQKFLPENFTIILFHYDGNVDGWLDLEWSNEAIHIVAQNQTKWWFAKRFLHPDVVSIYDYVFLWDEDLGVENFDPGRYIKIVRREGLEISQPALDPNSTEIHHRITIRARTKKFHRRVYDLRGSTKCSDSSEGPPCTGFVEGMAPVFSRSAWRCTWHLIQNDLVHGWGMDMKLGYCAQGDRTRRVGVVDSEYIVHKGIQSLGGGGAISSVKKRHVGGAGDMRTEIRRQSTWELQIFKERWNRAVEEDKNWVEPFKSIQRLRKRKHSHH is encoded by the exons ATGAAGTTAATAAAATCATGGAGATggcttttgaagaaaaaaaatgtttcaTCTGATGCG GGGCGATGCGGATTCAAGATGAAGCAACTTCCGTTTATGGGAATTGTGTGCACTGTCATGCTATTTATTGTGTATAGAACCACAAATTATCAACATAAACACACTGAG ATGGAAACAAAAATGCATCCTTTTGATTCA GAATTTCGTGTGGCTTCCAGAGAGTTAAGTGGTTTACCCCGTGGTATTATACAAGCTAGGTCAGATTTAGAATTAAGGCCGCTGTGGTTGAGAAGTAGCTCAAGGTCAAAG GTTAATAACTATAGTCGTCGCAACTTGCTGGCTGTTCCAGTTGGCATTGAGCAAAAACTTAATGTTGATGATATGGTACAAAAG TTTCTTCCAGAGAATTTTACCATTATTCTATTCCATTATGATGGGAATGTTGATGGATGGTTGGATCTTGAGTGGAGTAATGAGGCCATACACATTGTTGCACAGAATCAAACAAAGTG GTGGTTTGCTAAACGGTTTTTACATCCAGATGTTGTGTCCATATATGACTACGTGTTTCTCTGGGATGAGGATTTGGGGGTTGAGAACTTTGACCCTGGAAG ATACATCAAAATTGTAAGAAGAGAAGGACTGGAAATATCTCAGCCAGCATTAGATCCAAATTCGACAGAGATACATCATAGAATTACTATTCGTGCTAGAACAAAGAAGTTTCACAG AAGGGTTTATGACCTAAGAGGCAGTACTAAGTGTTCAGATTCAAGTGAGGGGCCACCATGCACTGg ATTCGTTGAAGGTATGGCTCCAGTGTTTTCAAGATCTGCTTGGCGATGTACTTGGCATCTTATACAG AATGATCTTGTTCACGGTTGGGGAATGGATATGAAACTTGGGTATTGTGCACAG GGTGATCGGACCAGGAGGGTTGGTGTGGTTGATAGTGAATACATAGTTCATAAGGGCATACAAAGTTTGGGTGGTGGTGGGGCTATCTCTTCTGTAAAAAAG AGGCATGTAGGTGGAGCTGGTGATATGCGAACTGAG ATTAGGAGGCAATCGACATGGGAGCTTCAAATCTTTAAGGAGCGATGGAATCGTGCAGTGGAAGAGGACAAGAACTGGGTTGAGCCATTTAAAAGTATTCAAAGACTGAGAAAACGAAAACACAGCCACCACTAA